The following proteins are encoded in a genomic region of Oncorhynchus kisutch isolate 150728-3 linkage group LG6, Okis_V2, whole genome shotgun sequence:
- the LOC109892690 gene encoding RNA-binding motif protein, X-linked 2-like produces the protein MNPLTKVKLINELNEREASLGVKETVSWHSEYKDSAWIFIGGFPYELTEGDIVCVFSQYGEIANINLVRDKKTGKSKGFCFICYEDQRSTILAVDNLNGIKIKGRTIRVDHVLNYRPPKDNEDMDDITKRLREEGCAPKLPDHSSSESEEEEQYAVPVKKPKKDKKEKKKNKKEKKEKKALKAEREQRERLAQTPPGPIPTVRVKQEKEDLGYDKYSQRGAAEERLRSRGERPGPGAELRNPRDTHRQEDGGFRNRYGDQQDRERDRSREDEKRRHEMGERRDGLQVESKRTGREEGERTRERERDNDRNRESEKDSDRNRDREREKDRDSDRNRDSDRNRERDQSSKHREEHSREREYRRK, from the exons ATGAA tCCCCTGACCAAAGTGAAGTTGATCAATGAGTTGAATGAGAGAGAGGCCTCACTGGGGGTCAAGGAGACTGTGTCATGGCACTCGGAGTACAAGGACAGCGCCTGGATATTCATCG GTGGATTTCCTTATGAGCTGACAGAAGGTGACATCGTCTGTGTTTTCTCTCA GTATGGCGAGATAGCCAACATCAACCTGGTACGTGATAAGAAGACTGGTAAATCCAAAGGCTTCTGCTTCATCTGCTACGAGGACCAGAGGAGCACAATCCTGGCTGTGGATAACTTAAACGGGATCAAG ATAAAGGGGCGGACCATCCGAGTGGACCATGTGCTCAACTACCGCCCTCCCAAAGACAATGAGGACATGGACGATATCACCAAGCGCCTAAGGGAGGAGGGCTGTGCCCCTAAACTACCCGACCATTCATCCTCTGAGTCCGAAGAAGAGGAACAGTATGCTGTACCAGTGAAGAAGCCCAAGAAAG acaagaaagagaagaagaaaaataaaaagGAGAAAAAGGAGAAGAAGGCTCTAAAggcagagagggagcagagggagaggctGGCCCAGACTCCACCCGGGCCTATCCCGACAGTGAGGGTGAAGCAGGAGAAAGAGGACCTGGGTTATGACAAGTACAGCCAGCGGGGGGCGGCAGAGGAGCGGCTGAGGTCCAGGGGAGAGAGACCAGGGCCTGGGGCAGAACTACGGAACCCCcgagacacacacaggcaggagGACGGAGGTTTCCGAAATCGCTATggagaccaacaggacagagagagggataggtccagggaggatgagaagaggagacatgagatgggggagaggagagatggactgcaGGTGGAGAGCaagaggacaggcagggaggagggagaaagaactagggaaagagagagggacaatgATAGAAAtagggagagcgagaaagacagtGATAGAAATAGggacagggagcgagagaaagacagggacagTGATAGAAATAGGGACAGTgataggaatagagagagagaccagtccaGTAAGCATAGAGAAGAACACAGTCGGGAGAGAGAATACAGGAGAAAGTAA